A stretch of Hemitrygon akajei unplaced genomic scaffold, sHemAka1.3 Scf000049, whole genome shotgun sequence DNA encodes these proteins:
- the LOC140720999 gene encoding uncharacterized protein, translating to MRFTRSSTLQSHQRVHTGEKPFTCSDCGKGFTLSSHLLTHQRVHTGEKPFTCSVCGKRFTQSSHLQIHQRVHTGEKPFICSECGKRFTDSSTLQRHQRVHTGERPFTCSVCGKGFINSSSLLTHQRVHTGEKPFTCSECGKGFTRLSSLQCHQHVHTGEKPFICSDCGKGFTRSFDLMAHQRVHTGERPFTCSDCGKGFTLASKLVRHQRVHTGEKPFNCSVCEKRFINSASLLTHQRVHTGEKPFTCSVCGRGFTQSSHLQRHQHVHTGEKPFTCSECGKRFTDSSTLQSHQKVHTGEKPFTCSECGKRFTDSSTLQSHQKVHTGEKPFTCSVCGKGFTRSSHLLTHQRVHTGEKPFTCSVCGKKFTSSSSLQRHQSVHTGEKPFTCSVCGKGFTQSSKLKVHQRVHTGEKPFTCSVCGKGFTRSFHLLTHQRVHTGEKPFTCSVCGKRFTDSSNLQRHQSVHTGEKPFTCSVCGKGFTQSSKLKVHQRVHTGEKPFTCSVCGKGFTQSSTLQKHQSVHTGEKPFTCSVCGKGFTQSSKLKVHQRVHTGEKPFTCSVCGKGFTQSSTLLKHQSVHTF from the coding sequence atgagattcactcggtcatccacactacagagtcaccagcgagttcacactggggagaagccattcacctgctcagactgtgggaagggattcactttgtcatctcacctactgacacaccagcgagttcacactggggagaagccgttcacctgctcagtctgtgggaagagattcactcagtcatcccacctacagatacatcagcgagttcacactggggagaagccattcatctgctcagaatgtgggaagagattcactgattcatccaccttacagagacaccagcgagttcacactggggagaggccgttcacctgctcagtctgtgggaagggattcatcaactcttccagcctactgacacaccagcgagttcacactggggagaagccattcacctgctcagaatgtgggaagggattcactcggttatccagCCTGCAGTGTCATCAgcatgttcacactggggagaagccgttcatctgctcagactgtgggaagggattcactcggtcatttgacctaatggctcaccagcgagttcacactggggagcggccatttacctgctcagactgtgggaagggattcactttggcaTCGAAACTagtgagacaccagcgagttcacactggggagaagccgttcaactgctcagtctgtgagaagagattcatcaactctgccagcctactgacacaccagcgagttcacactggggagaagccattcacctgctcagtctgcgggaggggatttactcagtcatcccacctacagagacaccagcatgttcacactggagagaagccattcacctgctcagaatgtgggaagagattcactgattcatccaccctacagagtcaccagaaagttcacactggagagaagccattcacctgctcagaatgtgggaagagattcactgattcatccaccctacagagtcaccagaaagttcacactggggagaagccattcacctgctcagtctgtgggaagggattcactcggtcatctcacctactgacacaccagcgagttcacactggggagaagccatttacctgctcagtctgtgggaagaaattcacttcgtcatccagcctgcagagacatcagtcagttcacaccggggagaaaccgttcacctgctcagtctgtgggaagggattcactcaatcatctaaactgaaggtacatcagcgagttcacactggggagaaaccgttcacctgctcagtctgtgggaagggattcactcggtcatttcacctactgacacaccagcgagttcacactggggagaagccattcacctgctcagtctgtgggaagagattcactgattcatccaacctgcagagacatcagtcagttcacaccggggagaaaccgttcacctgctcagtctgtgggaagggattcactcaatcatctaaactgaaggtacatcagcgagttcacactggggagaaaccgttcacctgctcagtctgtgggaagggattcactcagtcctccaccctacagaaacaccagtcagttcacaccggggagaaaccgttcacctgctcagtctgtgggaagggattcactcaatcatctaaactgaaggtacatcagcgagttcacactggggagaaaccattcacctgctcagtctgtgggaagggattcactcagtcctccaccctactgaaacaccagtcagttcacacattCTGa